GGCAATTACCTGCTGATTTTCTGTGAACTGGCTGGTCATCCGGTAATTTAAATTATGTTAACTCTTTCTCTTTACTCTTTCTTGTGGGATGCATAGTGATATTGCTTGCTCAATTTGAACTGTGTTATTAaagcatatatatttttttccattaaaGGGACGGATGGTTTACTTCAATTATAGACAAATCTATTTTCTCACTCACCTCAGATAAACCTTGATGTAAACAGTTTtacagagaaaatgtgtttttattgttattattttggatGAACTGACCTTTATTATatcatcataatcataatcatcatcatcatcatcatcatcatcatctttaatGTGACTAAACAATCAACCTGTTAAATGCAAAGATGGAATCAGTTTTTAAAACTCAAGCCTTGGCCCACTTCCTCACACTCACAAAAATTTTCACAAATGAATCTAGTCTGGCAGCTGCAATCAATCAGGCTTTTTAACTTGGAGGCAGCCTTCCTCAATTGGCTGGTCAGCATGCCACACCAATCAGCTTTCTCCTCCAGGAACTGGGCGGGACTTCCTTTGACCATCCAATCTGCAGCACGGGATGGCACAGCCTGCTTTGCATCTCACAAATCactcaaataaacacacacattgaacaCACACGAGGATGCCGACCCATAACAATCATCatcacttcatttttttttttttactaaacagACTTAACATTTCAGGCCTTAATTTGTCAGTACAAATGATTTCAGAATCTTGGTTCGTTTAGTGCTTAcgactgactttttttccccagtgaTGAGAGTGCTGGGAATTCCCTCCAGGGTGGTGACAGTTTTTAATGCAGCCCATGATGGAGATGGCAACCTAAACATTGATGAATATTACTCCAGCACAGGAGAAAAGCTCAACCTCAACAATAACGACAGCATTTGGTTGGTGTTTCTTGCTGTTAAACTACAAAGATAACAGTTGGTCTTTTACTTGTTTAGCCATCAGGACGATTTGACAATTTACATTCAAACTGAATTTTTTAAGAGGCACTGTATTGAATTTTGTTAAAATTATAATTCAGTATATTGGTGTCTGTTTTAACATTTGCCTAATGACTGTTTTATATGAACATATAAATCCAGAGAAGTGGGGCCTACATTATCGATATCAACACCTTAGTCACCTTAGTGCATTTGCCTGTGATCATGTATAATATTCCTCTGTGCATGCATGTCCATGTTTATTGGTTTATGCATACTCATTTGTTGAGAGTGTTTGTGCATCCATACAGTACCTGTGTGTCCTCTTGCAGGAACTTCCATGTATGGGTGGAGTGCTGGATGAGGAGACCAGACCTCGGTGCAGGGTTTGATGGCTGGCAGGTAGTGGACCCGACCCCCCAGGAGAGAAGTGCAGGTGGGGCCCTGCCCCAAGTGGGTTTGTTTGCATAGCTGTCATTTGGATTTTAATTTTTCAATTTAACGTTTTCAAATTTGGACAGGAATATTGAGCTTGTTCGAAGCTTAATGTGAGAGCTTCCTTCTTGAGTAAATGTCACAGGAATTGGAACATAATGGataatgtgatttattttcGAAGGATAACTAATTAGTATGCAACAATAAACACATATTTCTCTGCAGGGATATTCTGCTGTGGCCCCTGCCCAGTAGCTGCCATCCAGCAACGTTGCCTCCGCGCCCCTTATGACACCTCGTTCGTCTATGCCTCTGTTGACGCTGACGTCATACGGATGATTGTGCGCAATGGACTGGTGGTGGAGAGGATGGTGGACACTGAGTGCGTGGGACAGCTGATCTGCACAAAGAGAATTGGCTCAGACAGTCCAGAGAATCTGACGCTCACTTATAAGAGCAAGAACAGTAAGAATCAGCATTATGCAAATGCACAATGTAGAGACAGTAGAAGTAGggtgttttctgtctttgctcTCCACATGTGTGATAaagtttttctttccctttttagGGGGACAACCAAAAGCCATTCAAAGACACTCAGCGAGCAGTGATCATCAGCGGTTGTGTAATAAAGCATCTTCACCCTTCTTTCcacatgcaaacatacatacatctgTGCACACAAATACTTTAAAATGGACGTTATTTTGAAACTTAAATGtcccctgtggagtttttgacctcTAGTATGGAGCCATTTTTATACAAGTGGGCTTTTCTGTTTGCCTTGTGCAAACATGCCAAAATGCCAATCTACAGGTGGCGGTAATGTCCCAAGACTGGGAAGATAAAAACTAAAGTcaatgtgggaacattttgaTGCAAATTATCACTGGGGGTTTCTGTTAGCCAGAAAAGCCATTGctttattttctgtttgctTCTTATGGTCTGGTGAGAGCATACATTTGATACCGTTGCTTTTTTCATAACAAGATCTCTCTCACTTTTACAGCTGAGGTCACTTGTGTAGGTTCTTCATTGCAGTCCACTCCATTGGTAAATGGAACAGGTACACTTTTTAATACTACTACTCATTCTATCACAGAACATATGTCACTCAGCTACATACGTTCCTATTTGGCCTTCATTTTCACTATGCAACTGTGTATATTTAGTTGTTTGACAAAATCCctcttttacacttttacagcCAGGTGCCAAGTGGTTGGTGAAGCACGTAAGATTTTATTCTACTCATACTGTCGCAGGGTATATTTAGATGTTTGCTACTGACAACACTGTCTGAGGCCCCGTTCAGACCTGGTTTTAAAATCTGTCCTCCGATCCGATCCCAATTCGGATCACACTACTGTAATACTACTGTGCAACATAACCATGTGGTAATAAGAAACCCTGATGCTATAACACAACTTGTGCACTTATGGTTAGCTCCTATTTATATAAGTTTAGCTCTTATTCATTTATAAATCTTATataaatttatatattttattacttaacttttacttacatttttagcttattttatttttagattattATCTTATGTTGTTATTTTATAGTATTCTAGATAGACttacagatttatttatatctttttaAATTGTTCCGTACTACCGAACAtgcattttatcactttttagcGCACCCTTGGGCTGTCACAAAGTAATCTCGTTGTGctacacaatgacaataaagtgtttgaagtggacagctctaagtataGATGTGAATGTACACAGGACGCTTTGAGCACACTAACGTTACCCATTAATAACAGACTGCCTTTATTGCAGtaattgttgtatttttataGACATTTCTATctatatttctttctatctataCTAGGCCTATACATAAGTcaattgttttaattgtttgtaattaaggagaggtgtgtgtgtgtacatgccaCCCCAATGGCTTTGCTAGCAGCTCTGTAGCCCAGTTTTCACCTGTTGTTGAAATCAGATCTGAGTGAtctgatcacaagtggacagctcgaAGTATAGGTGGGAATGCAACCTTCTTGTGTACAAGTATGtgtcctgagccacattaaggACCACCTACTCAACTGTGAGCAGAACTACGTAGCCTAATCATTCACTGGCTTAGTCCACCACAACTGAGCTATAGGTAGCTCTGTGTTTTTTCGCCCTCTTTGTACGTTTAAACATTAGTATTTTGAAAGTACTTCTtgtgtcacagaaaccactgagagtgaatcttgtgttttggatgtttgttAGTCGGAGGGTCAATTCCCACTGGCACCATTTCTACTTAAAAAGATATGCTAACATGTAGTGTATGTATGAAATATGCCTATTAGCAGTAATATTAGTGTGCGCAAATAAGGACCTTTGGATTAAagcattttcatcatttttcttttttcctcacCTGTAATTGAGGCAGCCGATCCCACTAAAGGCATGTTTACATACTTTGGCCATATAGTGTTTGAATGAACACAAAAAGCACCGTGTTCAAGGACTAAAACTGACATGTAAACATGCCAGTTTGCACCAATAGCAGTAGTTAATTGTTGCACATGTAACAAAAGCAAGCTTATCCTTTTCCAATCTTTGTCTTTTCTTCATCGGTTTATCCGGTAGCTATTTGAAACAACTTGTACGCATCTCTCCCCTTAATCTCCACGCAGGAGGAATGTCACCCGGTTTGGAGGTATCCCTAAGGATAGATGGGGTGCCGTCAGTGGGGAAGAGCATCGCCATGTGTGTGACGGTCAAAAACCAGTCAAGCAGGCCCAGGGTCCTGTTGGAACACCTCAACGCTCAGCTTAAGGAGTACAACAGCAACCCACAGGAGAGCTTCTGGAACACAAGCAATGAAGTGCACATACAGCCGGGTGAAGGTGAGGAGAGGACAGTATAAATGTGTACAGTCTCTGGCATGATTGTTGGATTACCTTATTCAATAGTATTTCATTTTAGTACACATTGGCTTGGTCACAATTATATTACTGAAACCTCTACTGAAACATTAAACAAACACGAGAGATTGTTTGCAGCTTCTATTGTTTCCCCTCATGTTCATTTGTCCACATCCTTTACATTCTCTGCAGTTCTGTTGCTCCAACACACCATCCTCCCCTCTGAGTACGAGTCGGTCCTGGCAGCGGATGACATTGTGAACATGGCAGTGGTGATAAAGGACGTGAGGACCAAAGAAAGAGCCCTGGCGATGCAGGAGTTCAACTTAAGatccctaaacataaccatagaGGTACAGCAGTATCCAGCCTATCTTTTCTTCAGCTCCCAAAAAAACGATGTAgccttttcttcctttctctttcttctttatcGTCATTGTTCACTTTGATCTTCTGTCTCATGTCAGTCGTACATGACAAGACAACATCATTTTAACAAAGAGCAGAGACAGAAATTCATGTCATTCACATCCCCCCTCTCTTTAGTTTGTCGACCTAAAACTTTTCACACTCACTTAATCATATCACGATGTTTAAATGACTTCATTTAAGATGCACAGAATTTGTCATATACAACGTTTAGTCAATTTACTTACCCCCCTCACACTAAATCTTACAGTCGAGGAGGTCTCAATAACCATTgtactgtgtaaaaaaaaaatgtttggtttgTGTTCTAAAGAACATCACTGATCTCTATCAAATTCTAATCATAATAATTAGCCATGATAATCATTTCTGCGTCTTACACACATTTGCATGGAATGAACAGTAAAGCACTTATCTGGCTGCTCTGTTCACTGCAGTCAGTTGAGTTTCCTCTCATCCAAAACAATAGGTTTtctattagagctgcaaagattaatcgattggttgtcaactcttaaattaatcggcaactattttgataatcgataagtcggtttgagtaaaattctttgattccagcttcttaaatgtgaatattttctagtttcttctctcctctgtgacagtaaactgaatatctttgagttgtggacaaaacaagacatttgaggacgtcatcttgggcttttgggaaacactgatccacatttttcaccatttttttgacattttagagaccaaacaactaatcgattaatcgagaaaaaaatcaacagattaatcgactatgaaaataatcgttagttgcagccctattttgTATCATACCTacctacatacattttaaactcTATTGAAAACCAATCAACCCAACGTGGACTAAATTGTTAGTGTTGAGCACCAGAGCTCATAATCAACTAAATAGAGGATTTTGTTTTCTAGCGTCTCATCATGTAACTGTGGCTTTTCCCCAGATCAAAGGAGGGGACAGCATCCTGATAAAGACGGAGCACAAAGCCCAGGTGTCCTTCATCAACAAACTTTCCAAAACTCTGAATGGAGTTGTGCTGACTGTAGAGGGATCTGGCTTGTTACAGGGCAAACAGGAAGCCAGGTAAGCCTATTTACAGTTGGACCTTAAGATATACtacaatgataataataataataataataataataatcattctCAATTGATACTCTGGGTTATTCATGGCTCCATAGGACAACGGAAGTGTTGTtggtaaaaacattaacaacaaaaagacacaatAGGTTTACCTGTGTAACCATTCCAGTTGACATGACATTCCAAGTTTCTGAGTAATGCGGTTTGGGAATGCTGTCAGGAATGTCGTTACATCGAATGCGGTTGTGTTACTCTGTGGGGTAGAGAAACCCAGCCAGCAGGAAACGTTCTCATGACATTGGCTAACGTTACTCCCACACTACTCCCACACTCCTTTGTGATGTTAAGACTTAATCTCCTGTTTCCTTCCTTTACCTCCATTATGGCTATAACCGGACAACCTTTGTCAATGGAATTTTACAAAAAGTTCATAATTATCTTTTCCTGGTTTGGTCTTATTTCTTTCTCATTTGCGTCCCCTGGAGCCATGGTGGCGTTTTATTGGCACAGACAATGAAGAACAAGTTTCACCCAAGAGAGGACTAAGCTTGCTAATTAGGAGAAAAGATTCAGCAGAAAAATCTAGTTACTGTAAGAGGTAGCCTAATACATCACCATGCTAAGTACTGGAACAATAAAACTGCTTTTTGGCTTGAAAAGGGGCAGAACTTTAGT
This genomic interval from Sander vitreus isolate 19-12246 chromosome 7, sanVit1, whole genome shotgun sequence contains the following:
- the LOC144520578 gene encoding protein-glutamine gamma-glutamyltransferase 5-like isoform X2 gives rise to the protein MQQTTYTMWGTHYSHCQLKLVDFKANENHISHETQGLSKEHLVVRRGKPFKLTLLFRSRSLDPCSEKLVLDVSIGHLSESFPVKFSDERSDPKSWSAKVYPGDIQPQSVTIHICSPVQSAVALYNLMVHIETIQNRSSYAVGTFVLLCNPWLKDDPVYMPLDAQIKEYVKSDYGLVFMGTHLNVRQRPWSFGQYEPGVLEACLALLQVSPQHLKNKDNDYSLRADPVYLSRVICAMVNCNDDLGILEGKWQGSYKDGIVPTEWSGSADILHQWVSSNYSPVRYGQCWVFAAVLCTVMRVLGIPSRVVTVFNAAHDGDGNLNIDEYYSSTGEKLNLNNNDSIWNFHVWVECWMRRPDLGAGFDGWQVVDPTPQERSAGIFCCGPCPVAAIQQRCLRAPYDTSFVYASVDADVIRMIVRNGLVVERMVDTECVGQLICTKRIGSDSPENLTLTYKSKNRGQPKAIQRHSASSDHQRLSEVTCVGSSLQSTPLVNGTARCQVVGEARGMSPGLEVSLRIDGVPSVGKSIAMCVTVKNQSSRPRVLLEHLNAQLKEYNSNPQESFWNTSNEVHIQPGEVLLLQHTILPSEYESVLAADDIVNMAVVIKDVRTKERALAMQEFNLRSLNITIEIKGGDSILIKTEHKAQVSFINKLSKTLNGVVLTVEGSGLLQGKQEARMISLQPDEKIEKTVSIMATSPGTKLLMATLSHSNSANMVSRSFHKVSVITA
- the LOC144520578 gene encoding protein-glutamine gamma-glutamyltransferase 5-like isoform X1 gives rise to the protein MQQTTYTMWGTHYSHCQLKLVDFKANENHISHETQGLSKEHLVVRRGKPFKLTLLFRSRSLDPCSEKLVLDVSIGHLSESFPVKFSDERSDPKSWSAKVYPGDIQPQSVTIHICSPVQSAVALYNLMVHIETIQNRSSYAVGTFVLLCNPWLKDDPVYMPLDAQIKEYVKSDYGLVFMGTHLNVRQRPWSFGQYEPGVLEACLALLQVSPQHLKNKDNDYSLRADPVYLSRVICAMVNCNDDLGILEGKWQGSYKDGIVPTEWSGSADILHQWVSSNYSPVRYGQCWVFAAVLCTVMRVLGIPSRVVTVFNAAHDGDGNLNIDEYYSSTGEKLNLNNNDSIWNFHVWVECWMRRPDLGAGFDGWQVVDPTPQERSAGGALPQVGIFCCGPCPVAAIQQRCLRAPYDTSFVYASVDADVIRMIVRNGLVVERMVDTECVGQLICTKRIGSDSPENLTLTYKSKNRGQPKAIQRHSASSDHQRLSEVTCVGSSLQSTPLVNGTARCQVVGEARGMSPGLEVSLRIDGVPSVGKSIAMCVTVKNQSSRPRVLLEHLNAQLKEYNSNPQESFWNTSNEVHIQPGEVLLLQHTILPSEYESVLAADDIVNMAVVIKDVRTKERALAMQEFNLRSLNITIEIKGGDSILIKTEHKAQVSFINKLSKTLNGVVLTVEGSGLLQGKQEARMISLQPDEKIEKTVSIMATSPGTKLLMATLSHSNSANMVSRSFHKVSVITA